The sequence below is a genomic window from Babesia bigemina genome assembly Bbig001, chromosome : II.
TCGTTGGCTCAAGTGGTGCAGCATCCGGGCTGGACGAGGTATTGGACGCGCTGGCGATCGGGCCCAGGGTGGACGCGAACGCGGAGAAGCGAGTGAAGGCGGTACGTGGTGGTCACTGGCGTAACAGCGTGCGGCGCAGGCGTACGACGCATTCGAGGAGCGCAAGATGGCGGAACTGAAGGCCGAGTATCCAAACCTCAAGTTCTCGCAGTACAAGGACATGATATTCAAAGCCGTAAGTTAAGCGCTGCTGCGTCTCACCGTTCTCAGTGGAAAAAGTCGCCAGAGAATCCCATGGTGGCGCGCAGGCTTTAGGGGGAGTCTCACGCACTCCGGGTTGCTCCCAAACTGTTGTGGCAGCACCCGGCGGAAAGCTCGCGACGGCTCGGAGCCGGGACGTGGATGCGGCGAGGGCCGCCACATCGTGGAGCCGCTTGGGGCGGTTGCTTAACATCATTCGTAAAGCAGTAGTATGTACACCTCAGTACGCAGCACTCGCGGGGTGCGCAACAGAGAATCCTCTTTGTTAAGCCGTCTGGTATGTGCGCTCAGAGGGAGCCGCGTCCTCGTCACGCTGTCTAACGGCACCACCATCGCAGGCGTTGTCGCCTACTACCAGGGCGATATTCGCACGGTGAATGTGCACGACTCGGTGCTCGATTTGCAGTCGTTCGAGGGCCCCGGGCGCGATCTCCAGTTGCCGCCGGAGATACGTGACGCGTGCCTAAACTCGAAAAGGGCCGGCAGTCAGTTACCAGCGCGGCACAAGATCGTCACGTCGCCTCCGTCGCATTTTGGGCTCACCGGCGCAACGGTGTGTCTCGCCGGGCGCCGGTACAGCGTGAGCAAGGTGGAGGTGGACGAGAGGTGGGTGAGCACCGTCCTGCCgagcgacggcggcgctaCGGACACGAAGCCGGGCAGCCGCTCTATTAACACCGCGCCGCAGCTCCGACGGctggtgctgcagcagccggcCGACGAAATCAAAAACGCAGCCTttttgcgctgcagccggaTAGGCGAACACAACTTAAAATAAACTAGTTCACATTCACACCTGTGTGTCAGTGGTACGCCTTCCTGTAGTTTTCCAACTCCTGGAGGATGCGCTTAACAAAGTCCGATTCGacgtcctcgtcgtccCACCCTGCGTAGCGCTATCACGCACGACGGCCACGCTAACCTGCGGTCTCCCAGTCGTCGTTCCAGTTGGAAATCTCGGGGTCCTCGGCGGTGACCACGTTTTCTGCGCGAGTTCGCGGAGGCGCTCTGGCGTCTAACCTATCTCGTCGAACTCTTCCAGCTCGTCGTCCGGCTCGTCAAAGATCTGCATATCGCCGCCCATGTCGACGTCCTCGTCGATTTCGATGGAATCCTTGTTGTCGTTCtccattttgcaaaatacGACTGGCGCCGCGCGCACGCCAGTGTGCGGCTCACGCAAAACGCTATCGTGGTTACGGGTGGCAAGTTTACGTTCGTGTTcactccagcagcgtgaaAATTATGTCAGCGAGCTCACTGCTGCCCGTACGGACCTGCAGCTTCAGTATGCAGCCCTTCTGCGGACTGAGCTGCGCGGAGCCGCTAGGGTCGCCCTGGGCGACGGTCGCTTTCGCGAGGAAGTCCTCTTTGGAGAACAGCTTGCCGGACACGTTCAGCACGGCGATCCTTTCTACGGGGCCGGGGCACTGCGTCACGGAGCAGTTGCCAAAGAACCGCCGCAAACCCTGGACGGCCTCCTTGATGTCCTTGAACTGCAGCCCGAAGGTGGCGCACGACTCCAGCGACGCACCGGCGGTCCACGACCGCTCAAACTCGCCCTCATCCATCGGCCAACCGACGCAGTACAGCCCGACTCCCAGGTGCATGTCGTTGGCGCTGTAGCTCTCCCTGTAGCTCCGGgagtcctcgctgccgctgCGGGCCTCGAAAGTGAGGTCTACCTTCACAGTGCCAAGCAGCAGCCCGAAGTGAGGCAGCCCGCTGGGGCCGCTTTGCATCGAGTTGCGCACGACCACGTAAGCGCTCTTCTTTTCCGATACCGtaagccgcggtatcggcacAAACGTCTGCACCTGCCAGATGGTGGCGTTCAGGCACTGCGAGTAGTCCACGCTGACAACCACGTCATCCAGAATCTGGTCAGACAGCGTGTTTCCGATAATGAACTCGAGCACCAGCCAGCCCTCGGACGAGTGGATCCTGGCCTCCACGCTGTagtcctcctcctcgtcggtgAGGGGCAGGGTGGCGGAGCTGGCCGTGGGCGCGCCCTGAGGCAGGAGCTGCAAGATCTCGGGAGGCAGCACCACAGTCTCCCGCTCAGACACGCTGTCTTGTTCAAAGACGCCTAGGTCGTCCacaccagcagcggagGACATGCGGTGCTTGGCATCCTGGGCGTCCGGCGCCGCGTCACCCGCGtcggtgtccatgtcagCGTCGGCCATGCCCTCGTAGATTTCCTCATAGCCGCGCTTGTTTTGTATACAGTCTTGCAGTTTGGCGCAGAGGCCGCTGAGGTTTCCCTGCTCGGTGACGGAGTGGATGACGTCGCACAGCTCCTTGGCCGCCTCGGAATTCTTGATCTTCGACTCGAATTCGTCGAAGCCCGCGTCGCCGTCGGTGCTGGCAGTGAGCGCGCCGTTGTTGAGGGTCACGCGGTCATCCACGAGCATCAGTGCGTACGTCAGGTTCACCCTCTCCCTGAGGTCGTCCTCCGGGTCCTTCAggcacggcagcagcaAAATGGACACAGAAGCCTTTAGCGCGGGGCACTCCCTGACGATGTTGTCCAGCGCCTCAATGCCAGCTGCGCGCACCGTGGCGTTTTCGAGCAGCAGCCTATTGTAAATGTACCTCACGTACTCCTCCGGCGCTTCGGCCTTCGGAACGTTGTCGCCCAGGAACTTGAGCACCTTCGCGTTGAGGTCGGGGAATTCGCAGTCCTCGATGAATTCGCACAGGTTCTTCAGACCCAGCTGCTGGGCGGCGGGGATGCGTTCCACGATGTACATGGTAGCGTCCGCCATCTCACGCTTGAAGTTGCTCTCGACCGCGTCCCTGAAGTTGGTGGCAAAGAACTTGAGCACAGTGGGGTGCTTGTCCGGGAACGAGACACAGAGCCTCTTCAGCGCCTTCGCCACGGCTAGTTTGAAGTCGCCGGAGAGCGAAGTGGCCTGCGCGAGCAGCCTCTCGATCGTGTCAGCACCGCCGGTCTGGAGCAACGTGAGCAGCGCGAGCGACGCGATGTCCTTGTTTTTCCGTTTAAGCATCTCCTCAACCTTTCCGTTCAGCACACTGACCAGCAGCGGGAGCGTCTGCGCAAGTTGGTAAATCTGCCTCATGGCAGCGAAAACCAGCGTGCGGTCTTTCGAGGCGAGCATCGTCTGAAGCTTGGTGATCACGTCACGCATGTCGAAGGCGAACCCCTGCATGCTACCGACAGTTTTGTAGTGCGAAAGCGCCAAAGAAACCACCGCCTTCAGCGCCTCTAGACTCACTGCCTCCGTGTTGCTCTTGATCCCCGATTTTATCACGTCGATGCACTCAGCCTCCATGATGCCGAAGTTGGCCGCGACGAACCTTATGATGAAGCATTCGGTGGGGGGGCCCATCTTACCCTGCCTCAGAGTGGCCACAAGCTTCCTCAGCGACTGACGGTCGTTGAGACGAGCGAGGAACATCATCAGCGTGCCGTGGAACTGCACCATCTGGTTAGAGTTAGTCAGGCACGTG
It includes:
- a CDS encoding adaptin N terminal region family protein, putative, with the protein product MGVEAYPRADQPMSVAACDKNAILQEAKVFSKVPINSKKCVEALTKILCVINHGSDPLTESETTDVFFGATRLFESNDERLRRLVYLLIKSIHVNETEIFIVTSSLTKDINSPNLIYRANAIRAMCLIVKSNMASQIERYIKSSLVDKDSYVCSSAILFCIRVFPQMQQMIRRWVGEAATCLTNSNQMVQFHGTLMMFLARLNDRQSLRKLVATLRQGKMGPPTECFIIRFVAANFGIMEAECIDVIKSGIKSNTEAVSLEALKAVVSLALSHYKTVGSMQGFAFDMRDVITKLQTMLASKDRTLVFAAMRQIYQLAQTLPLLVSVLNGKVEEMLKRKNKDIASLALLTLLQTGGADTIERLLAQATSLSGDFKLAVAKALKRLCVSFPDKHPTVLKFFATNFRDAVESNFKREMADATMYIVERIPAAQQLGLKNLCEFIEDCEFPDLNAKVLKFLGDNVPKAEAPEEYVRYIYNRLLLENATVRAAGIEALDNIVRECPALKASVSILLLPCLKDPEDDLRERVNLTYALMLVDDRVTLNNGALTASTDGDAGFDEFESKIKNSEAAKELCDVIHSVTEQGNLSGLCAKLQDCIQNKRGYEEIYEGMADADMDTDAGDAAPDAQDAKHRMSSAAGVDDLGVFEQDSVSERETVVLPPEILQLLPQGAPTASSATLPLTDEEEDYSVEARIHSSEGWLVLEFIIGNTLSDQILDDVVVSVDYSQCLNATIWQVQTFVPIPRLTVSEKKSAYVVVRNSMQSGPSGLPHFGLLLGTVKVDLTFEARSGSEDSRSYRESYSANDMHLGVGLYCVGWPMDEGEFERSWTAGASLESCATFGLQFKDIKEAVQGLRRFFGNCSVTQCPGPVERIAVLNVSGKLFSKEDFLAKATVAQGDPSGSAQLSPQKGCILKLQVRTGSSELADIIFTLLE
- a CDS encoding 26 proteasome complex subunit SEM1, putative translates to MENDNKDSIEIDEDVDMGGDMQIFDEPDDELEEFDEIENVVTAEDPEISNWNDDWETAGWDDEDVESDFVKRILQELENYRKAYH